The Rhizobium sp. WSM4643 genome contains the following window.
GCCGACCCAGGAGGTGATCACCAAGGACAACGCCTCGGTTTCGGCCGATGCCGTCTCCTTCTATCAGGTGCTGAACGCCGCCCAAGCTGCCTATCAGGTCTCCAACCTCGAAAACGCCATCCTCAATCTGACCATGACCAACATCCGCTCGGTCATGGGTTCGATGGATCTCGACGAACTGCTCTCCAACCGCGATGCGATCAACGACCGGCTGCTGCGCGTCGTCGACGAGGCCGTGCATCCCTGGGGCATCAAGGTCACCCGCGTCGAGATCAAAGACATCCAACCGCCGCGCGACCTCGTCGATGCGATGGCCCGCCAGATGAAGGCCGAGCGCGAGAAGCGCGCCCAGGTGCTGGAGGCCGAAGGCTCGCGCAATGCGCAGATCCTCAGGGCCGAAGGCGCCAAGCAATCCGCCATCCTGCAGGCCGAAGGCCAGCGCGAAGCCGCCTTCCGCAACGCTGAAGCCCGTGAACGTCTGGCCGAGGCCGAAGCCAAGGCGACGAAGATGGTCTCCGAGGCGATCGCCGCCGGCGACATTCAGGCGATCAATTATTTCGTCGCCCAGAAATATACCGAGGCGCTCACCTCGATCGGTTCGGCGCCCAATTCCAAGATCGTGATGATGCCGATGGAAGCCTCTTCCATCCTGAGCTCGCTCGGTGGCATCGGCGCCATTGCCCGCGAAGTCTTCGGCGACGCCGGCAACAGCCCGTCAACGCCGCTGCCGGTACCGCCGCGTCCGCGTCCCGCACCGGCGCGCTCGACGCCGCCGATCAATCCGTCGACCCCCAATCCTTTCAACCCCGAGCAGGAGCGATAAGCCATGCTGGCGAAGATCGTCGCCGAACTCGGTCCGTGGAGCTGGTGGGTCGCAGGCCTCGTGCTGCTCGCCGCGGAATTGATTGTTCCCGGCTTCTTCCTGGTCTGGATCGGACTTGCTGCCTTGATCGTCGGTGCACTGTCGCTGCTCTTCTGGGACAGCGCCTTCTGGGTCTGGGAGTTGCAGGCAATCCTTTTTGCGCTTCTCGCCGTTGCCACGACCTTCGCCGGCCGCCGGCTGACGCTACGCAATGCGACGACCGACGAGCCCTTCCTCAATCAGCGCGGTGCGAGCCTCGTCGGCCGCACGGCGACGCTGCACGAACCGATCCGCGAAGGCCGCGGCCGCATTCGTCTCGACGATACGCTATGGCAGGTGATGGGACCCGACTTGCCCGCCGGAACGCAAGTGAAGGTAGTTTCGAGCAACGGCCGCGACCTGACGGTCGAGCCCGTCTGATCAAACGAGCCTAATCAGGCGACGCCGATCCGCAGCAGGTCGTGGAAATGCACCAGCCCGACCGGCCGGCAGTCGTCGTCGATGACGATCAGCGCGCCGATGTGATGCTGGTTAAGCAGCGCCAGGGCTGTGGTCGCCAGCACCGTCTGCTTCACCGTCTTCGGCGTCTTCGTCATGATGTCATCGACGGCAAGCTCTGAAAGATTGCGTGTCAGATTGCGCGCCATGTCGCCTTCGGTGACGATGCCGCAGAGCCGCCCATCCTCGTCCAGCACGCCGACGCAGCCGAAATGCTTGCGCGACAGCACCGTGATCGCCTCCGGCATCGGTGTGCCCTTGGCAACGAGCGGCAGCCGCTCGCCGGTATGCATGATGTCGGCGACATGCATCAGGCTCGCCCCCAGCTTGCCGCCGGGATGGAAGACGTGGAAATCCGTGGCGGTAAAGCCGCGCGCCTCCAGCAGCGCCACCGCCAACGCGTCGCCGATGGCAAGCTGCATCAGCGTCGAGGTGGTCGGCGCCAGCCCATTGGGGCAGGCCTCCTGCTCGTTCGGCATCAGAAGGACGATATCGGCGGCGGCCGCGAGCGAGGACCCTTCGCTGCAGGTGATCGCGATAAGCGGAATGGAGAAGCGCCGCGTGAAGGAAATGATGCTCTTGAGTTCGGCGCTCTCACCACCCTTGGAAATCGCCAGCACGACGTCGTCGCGCGCGATCATGCCGAGATCCCCGTGATTGGCCTCCGCCGCATGCACGAAAAAGGCAGGCGTTCCGGTCGAAGCGAATGTCGCCGCGAGCTTGGCGCCGATATGCCCGCTCTTGCCGACGCCGGTGACGATCACCCGTCCGGAGATGTCGCCGATGACTTCGACGGCCCGTGTGAAAGGACCGGCCAATCCCTTGTCAAAGGCCTGTTCGAGCGCTTCAAGACCGCGTCTTTCGGACTCTATCGTGCGTTTTGCCGATTCGAGCACGCTGTTTTCAACGAGGTTTATCGCTCTACTGTTCATGAAGTTGCGTTAGACCTTTTCACTTTCCAAGTCCACCCCGCACTCTTTCCGACCCGCACTCTTTCCGAACTGTGAACAGTGCCCGCCGACAGCAACGAATGATTAACCACGAGGCTTTACCTTTGGGTAAGAACCGAAAGCATGTCAGGCGCGAATTGCATGGGCCAGCCAAACCAGACGAGCAGTGTGACGCCGCTCCGCGCCATGAGCCGTGCCGTCTCTTTTGTTGCGTTCGGCTGCTTGCTTCTCAGTCAGACGGCAGCCTTCGCGCAATCCGCCTCGGCGCAACCGGCAAGCAGCCGCTCCGCCGCCTCCCAGGACAATCGCACCACGTACAGCACCGCATCCGTCGCCGGTTTCGATGACGAGACCGACGATACCGCCGCTCCCGCGGCAAACGGCACGACCGCAAACGCGGACGATACCCAGCAGCGGCCCGCCATACCCGATGCACAAGCGGGCGACGACATTACCGGTTCCATCCTCGACGAGGACATACGCCGGCTGAACACCCGTGAAGCGCCGCTCGACGAGACACTGCCACGCCGCAGGGCTGCCGAAAGCGCCTCGAAAGAGGAAACGCCGGGAATCCCGATCGGCACGTTCGTGCTCCGCCCGAGCGTCACCCAGAGCATCAACACTGAAACCACCAAGGACGGCAATACCACGCAACGGCGCGCCTTTCTTGAAACGGACGCAGCAGCGACCCTGACCTCGGACTGGGGCCGGCATCAGTTGACCGTGACCTCGGAAGGCGCCTGGCAGAAGAATGTCAGCGGCGAGGGTGAGGAACAGCCCTCCTTCAAGATCAACAGCGATCTTAGGCTCGATCTTCCCGACGACACCACGGCGCACCTGATTGCCGGCTATAATTTCTACCGCGAGGACACCGATGATCCCGACGCGATCACCAACGCCGCGCAGCAGTCGGATGTCCAGGAATTTTCGGCCGGCGCCTCCGTCCAGCGCGATTTCGGGATCCTGCGCGGCACGACTGCACTTGCGCTGACACGCTCGATCTATTCGGACGCTGAACTTTCGAACGGCACGACCGTCTCCCTCAGCGACCGCAATCAGACGACGGGCACGTTGCGTGGCCGTGTCGGCTACGAACTGTCGCCCGCGCTCATCCCCTTCATCGAGGCCAACATCGGCCGCACGGTCTATGACGAAACGCAAGATTCCGCCGGCTACGAGCGTTCCGGCCATAGCTATGGCGCCAAGGCAGGCGTCGAGGTCGATCTCGGTGAAAAGCTGAAAGGTGAAGTCGGCGTCGGCTACGAGATGGCGGATTTCGAAGACAGCCGCCTGTCCTCGATCGATACCGCCACGCTCGATGCGAGCCTGCTCTGGTCGCCGATCCGCGGCACCGATGTCAATCTCGATCTGCAGACCAGCATCCAGCCCTCGACCACGGCAGGCGAAAGCGGCTACGTTTCGCACGCGCTGACGACGACGGTCACTCACCAGCTGCGCGACAATCTGGTCGGGACGATGATCGGCGGGGTGATATGGCGCGATTATCCCACGGACAGCACCATCAACGACGAGCTCGTCTACACCGCCGCAACCGGCCTGACCTGGAACATCAACCGCTATCTCGATCTGACCAGCACGCTCGGCTACGAGCTGACGACGCGCAAGGAAGGCACCGATTCGCAGCAATGGCGAGCCGGCGTCGGTCTCAAGCTGAAACGCTAGGGCATGTCGCGCAAAAGTGTGCCGCGATTTTGCGACAACGACATGCGGAAAAACAAAGAGCTAAATCGCGAGGAGCGAATCTGAAAGATCGCGACGCGTTTTAGAGCAACTCCAGCAAAAGTGCGGGAACGGCTTGCATCGGGAAAATGGAAGCGCCGCGCGTCCGATAGGAAGCGCGGCGCTCTATCACTTTGAATCTGCGCTGAGCAGCAACCTTACTTCAGGCCGGCCAGCAGTTCCCTGAAGCCGCCTTCGACGGAGGGGCGGATATCGGCGCGTTCGAGAGCGAAGGCGACGTTTGCCAGGATGAAGCCGTCCTTGGCGCCGCAGTCATAGGTCGCGCCGCGGAAGTGGTAGCCTGCGAAATCCTGTTCCTTCAGCAGCTTCAGCATGCCGTCGGTGAGCTGGATCTCGTTGCCGGCGCCGCGCTCCTGGGTTTCGAGGATCTTGAAGATCTCCGGCTGCAGGATGTAGCGGCCGTTGATGAAGAAGGTGGAAGGCGCCGTCCCCTCGGCGGGCTTTTCCACCATGCCGGTGATGCGGAAACCGTCGCCGATCGCCTCGCCGACGCCGACGATGCCGTATTTATGCGCCTGGTCCGGGGCGCATTCCTCGACGGCGATGATATTGCCGCCGCTCTGGGCATAGAGGTCGATCATGCCCTTCATGCAGCCCTTGTCGCCCTTCATGATCATATCGGGCAGCAGCAGTGCGAAGGGCTCGTCGCCGACGATCTCGCGGGCGCACCACACGGCGTGGCCGAGGCCGAGAGGCTCTTGCTGGCGAGTGAAGCTCACCGTCCCGGCCTTCGGCAACTGCTGGGCGAGAAGGGTAATTTCCGCCTTCTTGGCGCGTTCGCGCAGTGTCTGTTCCAGCTCGAAATGAATGTCGAAATAATCTTCGATGACGTGCTTGTTGCGTCCGGTGACGAAGACCAGATGTTCGATCCCGGCCTCGATCGCCTCATCGACGACATATTGAATGATTGGCTTGTCGACGACGGTCAACATTTCCTTCGGAACAGCCTTTGTCGCCGGAAGGAATCGCGTTCCCAACCCGGCAACCGGAAATACTGCTTTACGAACTTTGTTGTGTTGAGCCACACCCGGCCTCCTGCTTCGATCATATCGCTTTGGAAATGGAGTTTTTTAGCTTTAACTAGTATAGAATTGCTACTGTTTTGCAAATGGTGACCGCAGCGGGTCGCCATGGTAAAGAATTTGTTGACTCCGTTCCTGTAGTCTCGGGTCTGGGCGGACATGATGCCCCGCTGCACCGGAAACTGAAGATGACGGATACGACTGTCGATGACCCAGAATCACAAAAACTCCTTTCGTGGTCTTGCTCTCGCCCTCGTTGTCGCTGCCCAGGTGGCACTGGTCCCCGACAACGCGAAAGCTGATTCCCGCTTCCAGAAATGGATCGCGGATTTTTACCAGACTGCCGCTCAGAGTGGCATCAGTAAGGCAACCTATCAAAAGGCCTTTTCCGGGGTGAGCGAGCCCGATCCAACCGTGCTCGAAAAAGCGGCCTACCAGCCGGAATTCACCTCGAAGATCTGGGACTATATCGATTCCCGCGTCAATCCCTATACGGTCAAGATCGGCCGCGAGATGGCCGTCAAGCACGCAAGAACGCTCGCTGCGATCGAGCAGCGGTTCGGTGTCGACAAGACCATATTGCTGGCCATCTGGTCGATGGAATCGAATTACGGCGCGGTCCTCGACAAGGACGACCGGCTGCATTACGTGCCGCGCGCCCTGGCAACACTTGCCTATGCCGATCCGAGCCGGGCCAAATTCGCCAAGAAGCAGCTGGTCGCCGCGCTGAAGATCCTGCAGAACGGCGATGTGCCGGCACGCGAGATGACCGGCTCCTGGGCCGGCGCCATGGGCCACACCCAGTTCATTCCGACAAGCTACCTGCTTTATGCCGTCGATGCCGACGGCAACGGCCATCGCGACATCTGGAACTCGATCCCCGACGCGCTGGCGACCTCGGCCAACCTCCTGATGAAAAACGGCTGGGACGCCGGCAAGACCTGGGGCTACGAGGTCGTCGTTCCCGCCGCAGTCGCCCAGCAGGCCGGCAAGACCCATACGCTGGCCCAATGGGCAGCACTCGGCCTGACCCGCCCGAACGGCAAGGCCTTCCGCGAGAGCGCCGCTAAGGCCGTGCTGAAGATGCCGGCCGGGCCCAGTGGCCCGGGCTTCCTGATGACCGCCAACTTCTTCACCATCAAGAATTACAATGCCTCGGACAGCTACGCGCTTGCCGTCGGTCTGCTGGCCGACCAGATCGCCGGCTACGGCGGCATGCAGCAGCGCTGGCCGCGCCCGGACGGTGCCCTCGATATCACCGAGAAATTCGAGCTGCAGACCCGCCTGAAGACGCTCGGCTATTACAATGGCGAGGTCGACGGCAATTTCGGCTCGGGTTCGAAGGCGGCGATATCAGCCGTGCAGTCGCGCATCGGCATGCAGCCGGACGGCGAGCCCTCCTTGCCGCTTCTGAACGCATTGCGCCGCTAGATCGGGATGATCCCGGCCGGATCGGCCGGAAATCTCAATCCGCATTTGAATCAAGGAAGTAGGGCATGATACCGCCCGAAGACCCCACACACTTTTCGGCATGATGCTCTACAACAGGCAGAACAGTGACCTAGATAAGAGCGGGAGTGGACGCTGGCCTACCCGGCGTGCAAGATGCCGGCAGATGCGGAACTGCCCATGACTGAGAAAACTGATCGGACCCGTAAAATCCGTTGGCTCGTGCTCGCTTTGACGGCGGCTTCGCTATGCCTTGGCGCCCTTGCGCCGGTGCATGTCGCCGAAGCCCAGGAGCAGCGCTATCAACGTCGATCGATCCTCGATTTCTTTCTCGGCCGGCGCTATCTCGATGACGGGCCGCAAGCCCCTGACGTCCAGCAGCCGAGACGCCAGCAGCGCAAACGGCCGCCGGCGCCGAAGGCCATCGTCAATACACGTACCGCGCCGCCGGTCCGCGCTCCCGTACAGGAGGAGCCGGCGGTGCAAAAGCTCGGCGACGCCCGAACGATCCTGATCGTCGGCGATTTCCTGGCCAGCGGCCTCGGCGACGGCCTCACCGCCGCCTTCGAGACCTCACCGGGTGTGGTCGTCCAAGCCCGCGGCAACGTCTCCTCGGGTCTTGTCCGCGACGATTATTACGACTGGCCGGAACAGCTGCCGAAGATGATCGACGAGCTGAAGCCGGCAATGGTCGTCGTCATGATCGGCGCCAACGACCGCCAGCAGATGGTGACCGACACCGCCAAGGAAAAATTCCGTACCGACGGCTGGTTCACCGAATACCGCCGTCGTGTCCTTTCCTTCGGCAAGGAAGTCACCGGCCGCAAGATCCCGCTGCTCTGGGTCGGCCTTCCCGCCTTCGAGTCCGATTCGATGACGGCCGATGCCGTCCAGATGAATCAGCTTTACCGCAACCAGGTCGAAAGCATCGGCGGCGAATTCGTCGATATCTGGGATGGTTTCGTCGATGAAAACGGCAATTTCATCGTCACCGGTTCGGATGTGAACGGTCAGCAGGTGCGCCTGCGCACCTCCGATGGCATCAACCTGACCCAGGCCGGCCGGCGCAAACTTGCCTTTTATGTGGAAAAACCGGCGCGGCGTCTTCTCGGCACGCAGGCAAGCCCTGACCTGGTCCGCCTCGACTCCAGCAATCTGCCCGGTCTCGGCCTTCCAGCCAATCCGGTCGAACATACCGTGCCGATCAGTCTCTCCGATCCCAATCTCGACGGCGGCGCCGAGCTTCTCGGCGCCAGGCCGCCGCCGCCGACTTTGACGCGATCGCCGCGCGATCTCCTGGTCGAGCAGGGCGAAATGACGCCAGCACCTCCCGGCCGCGTCGACGATTACCGCCTGCCTGTGGCAAAAGCGCCGGCCGAAGTCTCGGTCAAGTGAAAAGCGCCGTCTGAGGTCCAAACGTGCTCGCAGCGGGACTTTGCGGGCGGCATCCTTGCAAAGAACGTCTGGGTAAGACATTTTATGCCTCGATCGTCTCAGGACATCCACTTTCGTGACGTCGCCGAAATTCAATCAAGCATTGGCAGGCATTGGGTTGATGGGCTCATTTGTGATCAGACGCGCGTGCCAATCGGATGCGGGAGCCTTGTCCAAATTCGCCGCAAGGCTATTCCGTGCAACCTACAGCAGCAACACGGCAGCCGCCGATCTTGACGCCTATATCTATAGGAATTTCAACAGGGAACGTCAGCAAGCGGAGATTGTCGATCTCTCAGCCGCTGTTTTCCTGGCGACGACCGATGATCTCATCATCGGATTTGCACAAGTCGTTGTGGGGTCAACCGAAAGTCGCTCGGCTCTTCTCAACCGGATTTACATAGATGCCGAATGGAGAGGAAGCGGATTG
Protein-coding sequences here:
- a CDS encoding lytic murein transglycosylase, with product MTQNHKNSFRGLALALVVAAQVALVPDNAKADSRFQKWIADFYQTAAQSGISKATYQKAFSGVSEPDPTVLEKAAYQPEFTSKIWDYIDSRVNPYTVKIGREMAVKHARTLAAIEQRFGVDKTILLAIWSMESNYGAVLDKDDRLHYVPRALATLAYADPSRAKFAKKQLVAALKILQNGDVPAREMTGSWAGAMGHTQFIPTSYLLYAVDADGNGHRDIWNSIPDALATSANLLMKNGWDAGKTWGYEVVVPAAVAQQAGKTHTLAQWAALGLTRPNGKAFRESAAKAVLKMPAGPSGPGFLMTANFFTIKNYNASDSYALAVGLLADQIAGYGGMQQRWPRPDGALDITEKFELQTRLKTLGYYNGEVDGNFGSGSKAAISAVQSRIGMQPDGEPSLPLLNALRR
- a CDS encoding KpsF/GutQ family sugar-phosphate isomerase, which gives rise to MNSRAINLVENSVLESAKRTIESERRGLEALEQAFDKGLAGPFTRAVEVIGDISGRVIVTGVGKSGHIGAKLAATFASTGTPAFFVHAAEANHGDLGMIARDDVVLAISKGGESAELKSIISFTRRFSIPLIAITCSEGSSLAAAADIVLLMPNEQEACPNGLAPTTSTLMQLAIGDALAVALLEARGFTATDFHVFHPGGKLGASLMHVADIMHTGERLPLVAKGTPMPEAITVLSRKHFGCVGVLDEDGRLCGIVTEGDMARNLTRNLSELAVDDIMTKTPKTVKQTVLATTALALLNQHHIGALIVIDDDCRPVGLVHFHDLLRIGVA
- a CDS encoding outer membrane beta-barrel protein, with the translated sequence MGQPNQTSSVTPLRAMSRAVSFVAFGCLLLSQTAAFAQSASAQPASSRSAASQDNRTTYSTASVAGFDDETDDTAAPAANGTTANADDTQQRPAIPDAQAGDDITGSILDEDIRRLNTREAPLDETLPRRRAAESASKEETPGIPIGTFVLRPSVTQSINTETTKDGNTTQRRAFLETDAAATLTSDWGRHQLTVTSEGAWQKNVSGEGEEQPSFKINSDLRLDLPDDTTAHLIAGYNFYREDTDDPDAITNAAQQSDVQEFSAGASVQRDFGILRGTTALALTRSIYSDAELSNGTTVSLSDRNQTTGTLRGRVGYELSPALIPFIEANIGRTVYDETQDSAGYERSGHSYGAKAGVEVDLGEKLKGEVGVGYEMADFEDSRLSSIDTATLDASLLWSPIRGTDVNLDLQTSIQPSTTAGESGYVSHALTTTVTHQLRDNLVGTMIGGVIWRDYPTDSTINDELVYTAATGLTWNINRYLDLTSTLGYELTTRKEGTDSQQWRAGVGLKLKR
- a CDS encoding NfeD family protein; the protein is MLAKIVAELGPWSWWVAGLVLLAAELIVPGFFLVWIGLAALIVGALSLLFWDSAFWVWELQAILFALLAVATTFAGRRLTLRNATTDEPFLNQRGASLVGRTATLHEPIREGRGRIRLDDTLWQVMGPDLPAGTQVKVVSSNGRDLTVEPV
- the galU gene encoding UTP--glucose-1-phosphate uridylyltransferase GalU; protein product: MAQHNKVRKAVFPVAGLGTRFLPATKAVPKEMLTVVDKPIIQYVVDEAIEAGIEHLVFVTGRNKHVIEDYFDIHFELEQTLRERAKKAEITLLAQQLPKAGTVSFTRQQEPLGLGHAVWCAREIVGDEPFALLLPDMIMKGDKGCMKGMIDLYAQSGGNIIAVEECAPDQAHKYGIVGVGEAIGDGFRITGMVEKPAEGTAPSTFFINGRYILQPEIFKILETQERGAGNEIQLTDGMLKLLKEQDFAGYHFRGATYDCGAKDGFILANVAFALERADIRPSVEGGFRELLAGLK
- a CDS encoding SPFH domain-containing protein: MLFGGFDIVVIVLVIFVILVLFAGIKTVPQGYRYTIERFGRYTRTLEPGLNLITPFIERVGAKLNVMEQVLNVPTQEVITKDNASVSADAVSFYQVLNAAQAAYQVSNLENAILNLTMTNIRSVMGSMDLDELLSNRDAINDRLLRVVDEAVHPWGIKVTRVEIKDIQPPRDLVDAMARQMKAEREKRAQVLEAEGSRNAQILRAEGAKQSAILQAEGQREAAFRNAEARERLAEAEAKATKMVSEAIAAGDIQAINYFVAQKYTEALTSIGSAPNSKIVMMPMEASSILSSLGGIGAIAREVFGDAGNSPSTPLPVPPRPRPAPARSTPPINPSTPNPFNPEQER
- a CDS encoding GNAT family N-acetyltransferase translates to MTSPKFNQALAGIGLMGSFVIRRACQSDAGALSKFAARLFRATYSSNTAAADLDAYIYRNFNRERQQAEIVDLSAAVFLATTDDLIIGFAQVVVGSTESRSALLNRIYIDAEWRGSGLANDLLDTVVNESAQRGVTRLELTVFERNARAIAFYKRAGFAATGSTTFAVGDDLQTDVVMEMDLEARFKRRPT
- a CDS encoding SGNH/GDSL hydrolase family protein → MPADAELPMTEKTDRTRKIRWLVLALTAASLCLGALAPVHVAEAQEQRYQRRSILDFFLGRRYLDDGPQAPDVQQPRRQQRKRPPAPKAIVNTRTAPPVRAPVQEEPAVQKLGDARTILIVGDFLASGLGDGLTAAFETSPGVVVQARGNVSSGLVRDDYYDWPEQLPKMIDELKPAMVVVMIGANDRQQMVTDTAKEKFRTDGWFTEYRRRVLSFGKEVTGRKIPLLWVGLPAFESDSMTADAVQMNQLYRNQVESIGGEFVDIWDGFVDENGNFIVTGSDVNGQQVRLRTSDGINLTQAGRRKLAFYVEKPARRLLGTQASPDLVRLDSSNLPGLGLPANPVEHTVPISLSDPNLDGGAELLGARPPPPTLTRSPRDLLVEQGEMTPAPPGRVDDYRLPVAKAPAEVSVK